One region of Halohasta litchfieldiae genomic DNA includes:
- a CDS encoding tRNA (N(6)-L-threonylcarbamoyladenosine(37)-C(2))-methylthiotransferase, with protein MATYHIETYGCTSNQGESRQIEQALREGGHYPVDSLDDADVAILNSCTVVEKTERNMVRRAQELQEETADLIVTGCMALAQGEEFAEAGIDAQILHWDEVPDAVLNGECPTVTPDTEPVLDDKIGILPIARGCMSNCSYCITKFATGRVDSPPVEENVEKARALVHAGAKEIRITGQDTGVYGWDNGDRKLPELLDRICTEIDGEFRVRVGMANPGGIHGIHDELADVFARHDKLYNFIHAPVQSGSDEVLESMRRQHRVDKFREVVAAFDDTLDYWTLSTDFIVGYPTETDADHQQSMELLREVRPEKINVTRFSKRPGTDAAEMKGLGGTLKKERSKEMSSAKMEIVAEAYEEMIGTTQEVLVVQEGTGDSVKCRDGAYRQIIVQNASDHGLEPGQFATVEVTSHQTVYAFGIPV; from the coding sequence ATGGCCACGTATCATATCGAGACCTACGGCTGTACGTCGAATCAGGGTGAGAGCCGCCAGATCGAGCAGGCGCTCCGCGAGGGCGGTCACTACCCCGTCGACAGTCTCGACGACGCCGACGTCGCCATTCTCAACAGCTGTACGGTAGTCGAAAAAACCGAGCGCAACATGGTACGGCGAGCCCAAGAGCTCCAAGAGGAAACGGCCGATCTCATTGTCACCGGCTGTATGGCTCTCGCTCAGGGCGAGGAGTTCGCCGAGGCCGGAATCGACGCCCAAATCCTGCACTGGGACGAGGTCCCCGACGCCGTACTCAACGGCGAGTGTCCGACCGTCACACCCGACACCGAGCCGGTCCTTGACGACAAAATCGGCATTTTGCCCATCGCTCGTGGCTGTATGAGCAACTGCTCGTACTGTATCACCAAGTTCGCTACCGGCCGGGTCGACTCGCCCCCAGTTGAGGAGAACGTCGAAAAAGCTCGCGCACTGGTTCACGCCGGAGCCAAAGAGATCCGCATCACTGGCCAAGACACCGGTGTTTACGGCTGGGACAACGGCGACCGCAAACTGCCCGAACTGCTGGACCGGATCTGCACCGAGATCGACGGCGAGTTCAGAGTCCGAGTGGGGATGGCCAACCCCGGCGGCATCCACGGCATTCACGACGAACTCGCCGACGTGTTCGCCCGCCACGACAAACTGTACAACTTCATTCATGCCCCTGTCCAATCGGGCAGCGACGAAGTGCTTGAATCGATGCGCCGCCAGCACAGAGTCGACAAGTTCCGCGAGGTCGTCGCGGCCTTCGACGACACACTCGACTACTGGACGCTGTCGACTGATTTCATCGTCGGCTACCCGACCGAGACTGACGCCGACCATCAGCAGTCGATGGAACTCCTCCGAGAGGTCCGCCCAGAGAAGATCAACGTCACCCGGTTCTCGAAGCGACCGGGGACCGATGCGGCCGAAATGAAGGGCCTCGGCGGGACGCTCAAAAAGGAACGTTCGAAGGAGATGTCATCCGCGAAAATGGAGATCGTCGCCGAGGCCTACGAGGAAATGATCGGTACCACCCAAGAGGTGCTCGTCGTTCAGGAAGGGACTGGCGACTCGGTCAAATGTCGGGACGGTGCCTATCGTCAGATCATCGTCCAGAACGCCAGTGATCACGGTCTTGAACCGGGTCAGTTTGCGACCGTTGAGGTCACGAGCCACCAGACGGTGTACGCCTTCGGCATACCTGTCTAA
- a CDS encoding glycoside hydrolase family 13 protein: MTDTPRDEFIQREWWKESVIYQIYPRSFNDTNGDGVGDIPGIIEKLDYLDDLGVDIIWLNPVYESPNADNGYDIADYQSIMDEFGTMEDWENLLEGLHDRDIKLIMDLVVNHTSDEHEWFVNSRDTESEYHDYYIWKHGRTDIEGFTGHAGPPDEAPPNEWESFFGGPAWAYDDEVGKWYLHLFDEKQPDLNWENPDVRDEIFEMMEWWLDKGIDGFRMDVINLLSKPDSVTQHDPPLNTTNMWETFDGPRMQEFLDEMYDRVLKGRDVFALGEMMGRMDMEIAKDYVEAEGPLSTLFHFDHVLLDHGGAIWERNDWDLNDLRDVLNRWQYGLDQQGWNSIYLSNHDQPRLVSRFGNDGEYRKESAKLLATLIFTLRGTPYIFQGAEIGMTNYPFDSLDEFRDVETINPVRNALDSGEIENFDDVKHALRQNSRDNARTPMQWSTEDNAGFTDGEPWIGVNPNYTEINVAEARDDPDSIWNYYRELIELRKEHDVLVYGHYDVLINDHEEIWSYIRTLGDERLLVTLNFAEWEGHTWIPEEQVDFDPHEMEAELLLCNYGADERATDVDAWAFDLRPWEARIYRLTESD, from the coding sequence ATGACAGACACGCCGCGTGACGAGTTCATCCAACGGGAGTGGTGGAAGGAATCAGTTATCTACCAGATCTACCCCCGTAGTTTCAACGACACCAACGGCGACGGTGTCGGTGACATCCCCGGAATCATCGAGAAGTTGGATTATCTCGACGATCTGGGCGTCGACATCATCTGGCTCAACCCAGTGTACGAATCGCCCAACGCGGACAACGGCTACGACATCGCCGACTACCAGTCGATCATGGACGAGTTCGGGACGATGGAAGACTGGGAGAATCTCCTTGAGGGCTTGCATGACCGCGACATCAAACTCATCATGGATCTCGTGGTCAACCACACCTCCGACGAACACGAGTGGTTCGTCAACTCTCGGGACACCGAAAGCGAGTACCACGACTACTACATCTGGAAACACGGCCGCACCGACATCGAGGGCTTTACTGGCCACGCCGGGCCGCCTGACGAAGCCCCACCGAACGAGTGGGAATCGTTTTTCGGCGGGCCTGCGTGGGCCTACGACGACGAAGTAGGCAAATGGTATCTCCACCTCTTCGATGAGAAACAGCCGGATCTGAACTGGGAGAATCCGGATGTTCGGGACGAGATCTTCGAGATGATGGAGTGGTGGCTCGACAAAGGAATCGATGGCTTCCGGATGGACGTTATCAACCTCCTGTCAAAACCCGATTCGGTCACCCAACACGACCCGCCGCTGAATACGACCAACATGTGGGAAACGTTCGACGGCCCTCGAATGCAGGAGTTCCTCGATGAGATGTACGACCGCGTGCTCAAAGGCCGCGATGTGTTCGCCCTCGGCGAGATGATGGGGCGGATGGATATGGAGATCGCCAAAGACTACGTCGAGGCCGAGGGGCCACTGTCGACGCTGTTCCACTTCGATCACGTTCTCTTGGATCATGGCGGGGCAATCTGGGAGCGAAACGACTGGGATCTCAATGATCTCCGGGACGTACTCAACCGCTGGCAGTACGGCCTCGACCAGCAGGGGTGGAACAGCATCTATCTCAGCAACCACGACCAGCCGCGACTCGTTTCGCGGTTCGGCAACGACGGCGAGTACCGAAAGGAGTCGGCCAAACTGCTGGCGACGCTCATCTTCACGCTCCGCGGAACGCCCTACATCTTCCAAGGTGCCGAAATCGGGATGACGAACTACCCCTTCGACTCGCTCGATGAGTTCCGAGATGTCGAGACGATCAACCCCGTTCGGAACGCCCTCGACAGCGGCGAGATCGAGAACTTCGACGATGTCAAACACGCCCTCCGGCAGAACAGCCGGGACAACGCCCGAACCCCGATGCAGTGGTCGACCGAGGACAACGCCGGCTTCACTGACGGCGAGCCATGGATCGGTGTCAACCCCAACTATACCGAGATCAACGTCGCCGAGGCCCGCGACGACCCCGACTCGATCTGGAACTACTACCGAGAGTTGATCGAACTCCGCAAAGAACACGACGTACTGGTGTATGGCCATTACGACGTGCTGATCAACGACCACGAGGAGATCTGGTCCTACATCCGAACGCTGGGCGACGAGCGACTGCTTGTCACGCTCAACTTTGCCGAGTGGGAGGGCCACACCTGGATTCCCGAGGAGCAAGTCGACTTCGATCCCCACGAGATGGAGGCCGAACTCCTGCTCTGTAACTATGGAGCCGACGAGCGGGCGACCGATGTCGACGCGTGGGCGTTCGATCTGCGACCGTGGGAAGCCCGTATCTACCGACTCACAGAGAGCGACTAA
- a CDS encoding DUF7550 family protein: MDDHAHEADPDARITSPMQEFTTEQAMTGGAVLLVGLLIAFGLPLLLL, from the coding sequence ATGGACGATCACGCACACGAGGCAGACCCTGACGCACGGATCACCTCACCGATGCAGGAGTTCACGACCGAACAGGCGATGACCGGCGGTGCGGTGCTGCTGGTCGGTCTCCTAATTGCATTCGGGCTGCCACTACTCTTGCTCTAA
- a CDS encoding ABC transporter ATP-binding protein, which produces MSNTNTLIDATEQQSTPTPERPVDTDETVDDPILKLDGVTKAFGSETAVQEISLSVERGELLTLLGPSGCGKTTTLRMIAGLETPTDGSIELDEEMVATVDSVTAPEARDVGIVFQDFALFPHLSVRENIAFGLTEMDDAETEARVDELLDLVDMPSHDEKSPGQLSGGQKQRVALARSLAPEPDVLLLDEPFSNLDVRLRVEMREEVRSILKEAGVTAISVTHDQEEALSISDRVAVMNDGQIEQLDRPERIFEQPKSRFVASFLGRASFLTSYVHDGTLKTGLGSFDAATLDGYTEEYEGIAVDVLVRPDDLRAARAHPDQTDGEVTSRQYVGPSFIYRVDLDSGDTVHCQHNHVEDFELGERVTVDLVADHPLAWYPREDNGTVCSVGGDGDFCSFTDSL; this is translated from the coding sequence ATGTCGAACACTAACACACTCATCGACGCGACCGAACAGCAGTCGACACCAACACCAGAACGGCCAGTCGACACCGACGAGACCGTCGACGATCCCATTTTGAAGCTCGACGGCGTCACCAAGGCTTTCGGTAGTGAAACCGCCGTCCAAGAGATCTCGCTGTCGGTCGAACGCGGCGAACTGCTGACGCTGCTCGGGCCATCGGGCTGTGGGAAGACGACGACGCTCCGCATGATCGCCGGGCTCGAAACCCCCACCGATGGAAGCATCGAACTCGACGAGGAGATGGTAGCGACCGTCGACAGCGTCACCGCGCCCGAAGCCCGCGATGTCGGCATCGTGTTTCAGGACTTCGCGCTGTTCCCGCATCTCTCGGTTAGAGAAAACATCGCCTTCGGGCTCACCGAGATGGACGACGCCGAGACCGAGGCTCGCGTCGACGAACTACTTGATCTCGTGGATATGCCCAGCCATGACGAGAAATCGCCCGGCCAACTGTCGGGTGGACAAAAACAGCGCGTTGCCCTCGCACGCTCGTTGGCCCCCGAACCCGACGTTCTCTTGTTGGACGAACCGTTTTCGAATCTGGATGTCCGACTCCGCGTCGAGATGCGCGAGGAAGTGCGGTCGATCCTCAAAGAGGCGGGCGTCACCGCCATTTCTGTCACTCACGATCAAGAGGAAGCACTCTCGATTTCGGACCGCGTTGCGGTGATGAACGACGGCCAGATCGAACAGCTCGATAGACCAGAGCGTATCTTCGAACAGCCGAAATCCCGCTTTGTCGCCTCCTTCCTTGGCCGGGCGAGCTTCCTGACCTCCTACGTCCACGACGGCACGTTGAAAACCGGCCTTGGATCGTTCGATGCTGCGACGCTCGATGGCTACACCGAGGAGTACGAGGGAATCGCCGTCGACGTCCTCGTTCGGCCCGACGACCTCCGGGCTGCCCGCGCCCATCCCGACCAGACCGACGGTGAAGTGACCTCACGGCAGTACGTCGGTCCCTCGTTTATTTATCGCGTCGACCTCGATAGCGGCGATACAGTCCACTGCCAACACAACCACGTCGAGGACTTCGAACTCGGCGAGCGCGTGACGGTCGACCTCGTTGCGGATCACCCGCTGGCGTGGTATCCGCGTGAAGATAACGGAACGGTCTGTTCGGTCGGCGGTGACGGTGATTTCTGCTCGTTCACCGACTCGTTATAA
- a CDS encoding DUF4242 domain-containing protein, whose amino-acid sequence MPLYMDIHRNVDASVEEVVEAHEADVAVQQEHGVDYKRYWVDEDEGTVFCLFEGPNKEAGERVHEESHGLTADEIHEVREGT is encoded by the coding sequence ATGCCCTTATATATGGACATCCACAGAAACGTCGACGCGAGTGTCGAAGAGGTCGTCGAGGCCCACGAGGCGGACGTTGCCGTCCAACAAGAACATGGGGTCGACTACAAGCGATACTGGGTCGACGAAGACGAGGGAACGGTGTTTTGTCTCTTCGAGGGGCCGAACAAGGAAGCAGGCGAACGAGTCCACGAGGAGTCACACGGACTCACTGCCGACGAGATCCACGAGGTCAGGGAGGGCACATAG
- a CDS encoding DUF420 domain-containing protein, translating into MQLETRDHVPLLTAMLSIAALGLIFSAVLGVIPTRLLPRSEWFIGLIPHLNVVISVIAIGTIIGGWRAIRRGEVESHRRRMLAAFVLFGAFLAFYLYRVTLEGPTDFGGPDTVYQFLYLPMLAIHILLAIICVPLLLYVLLLAVSRPVEEIYRSRHRSVGQIAAVLWLISFSLGIAVYAMLYVVY; encoded by the coding sequence ATGCAACTGGAGACGCGGGACCATGTCCCACTGCTCACAGCGATGCTCAGCATTGCCGCCCTCGGCCTCATCTTTAGTGCAGTCCTCGGTGTCATCCCGACCCGACTCCTGCCACGAAGCGAGTGGTTCATCGGACTCATTCCACATCTCAACGTGGTCATTAGTGTCATCGCTATCGGCACGATCATCGGCGGCTGGCGAGCAATCCGCCGGGGCGAGGTTGAGTCCCATCGTCGACGAATGCTCGCTGCGTTCGTCCTCTTCGGGGCGTTTCTTGCCTTCTATCTCTACCGCGTGACACTCGAAGGACCGACCGATTTCGGTGGTCCCGACACTGTCTATCAGTTCCTCTATCTCCCGATGTTGGCGATCCACATTCTGCTGGCCATCATCTGTGTGCCACTGCTGTTGTACGTGCTTTTGTTGGCAGTGAGCCGGCCGGTCGAGGAGATCTACCGGAGTCGACACCGAAGCGTCGGCCAGATCGCGGCCGTGTTGTGGCTGATCTCGTTTAGCCTCGGCATCGCGGTGTATGCGATGCTGTACGTTGTCTACTAA
- the purF gene encoding amidophosphoribosyltransferase — translation MEHGRDSRRQSVDGPTEKCGVVGIALADRPVARPLYYSLYALQHRGQESAGIVTHDGFQQHSHVDMGLVGDVFDESDLNTLNGTNGIGHVRYPTEGSINSCCAQPFSVSFKSGSLGLSHNGNLVNADELRDELAGLGHAFTSDGDTEVIAHDIARNLLEDDLTDAVKRTMERIHGSYSLTIMHDDAVIGVRDPEGNRPLCIGEVEDGYVLASESAAIDTLDGELVRDVRPGELVVLNKDGSGYESHQLVEKENTAHCFFEHVYFARPDSVIDESLVYDVRRKLGEKLWEESGIETDVVLPVPDSGRAFASGYADAAGDTTADGEPRPEDDDGVEFAEGLMKNRYVGRTFIMPTQDERERAVRLKLNPIKSTIEGKTVTIIDDSIVRGTTSNQLVELLKDAGAEEVHMRVGSPQILAPCYMGINMATREELIASDKSVDEIRQEIGADSLSYLSIDAIAQSLDSEKIDLCLGCVTGEYPYDIDGETTDREVSRPVVSEPGPFAADD, via the coding sequence ATGGAACACGGCCGGGATTCGCGCCGCCAGTCCGTCGACGGGCCAACCGAAAAATGCGGTGTTGTCGGGATCGCGCTGGCGGATCGCCCTGTCGCACGACCCTTGTACTACTCGCTGTATGCGCTCCAGCATCGGGGCCAGGAATCCGCCGGGATCGTCACCCACGACGGCTTCCAACAGCACAGCCACGTCGACATGGGACTTGTCGGCGACGTATTCGACGAAAGTGACCTCAACACACTGAACGGGACCAACGGAATCGGGCACGTTCGCTACCCCACTGAAGGAAGTATCAACTCCTGTTGTGCCCAACCCTTCTCAGTGTCGTTCAAGTCGGGGTCGCTTGGCCTCTCACACAACGGGAATCTCGTCAACGCCGACGAGCTCCGCGACGAGCTGGCCGGGTTGGGACATGCCTTTACCTCCGACGGTGACACCGAGGTAATCGCCCACGACATCGCTCGCAACCTGCTCGAAGACGACCTGACCGATGCGGTCAAACGAACCATGGAGCGGATTCACGGCTCCTATTCGCTGACGATCATGCACGACGATGCGGTCATCGGCGTCCGAGATCCGGAGGGCAATCGGCCCCTCTGTATCGGAGAAGTCGAGGATGGCTACGTGTTGGCCTCCGAGTCGGCTGCCATCGATACGCTCGACGGTGAACTCGTCCGGGATGTCCGGCCGGGCGAACTCGTCGTCCTCAACAAGGATGGCTCGGGCTATGAGTCCCACCAACTCGTCGAGAAAGAAAACACGGCACACTGCTTTTTCGAACACGTCTACTTCGCGCGGCCCGACTCGGTTATCGACGAGAGCCTCGTCTACGATGTTCGGCGCAAACTTGGCGAGAAGCTCTGGGAGGAAAGCGGGATCGAGACCGATGTCGTCCTCCCCGTCCCCGACTCGGGGCGAGCGTTTGCCTCCGGCTACGCCGATGCCGCAGGCGACACCACCGCAGACGGCGAGCCACGACCCGAGGACGACGACGGTGTCGAGTTCGCCGAGGGACTGATGAAAAACCGGTACGTTGGCCGGACGTTCATCATGCCGACGCAGGACGAACGCGAACGCGCGGTTCGGCTCAAACTCAATCCGATTAAAAGTACCATCGAGGGCAAAACCGTCACCATCATCGACGACTCGATTGTTCGGGGGACGACCTCGAACCAGTTGGTCGAGCTGCTGAAAGACGCCGGCGCCGAGGAGGTTCACATGCGCGTCGGCTCGCCACAGATCCTCGCCCCGTGTTATATGGGGATTAACATGGCAACCCGCGAAGAACTCATTGCTTCTGATAAATCGGTCGACGAGATTCGCCAGGAGATCGGTGCCGACAGTCTTTCGTACCTCTCTATCGACGCCATCGCCCAGAGCCTCGACAGCGAGAAGATCGACCTCTGTTTGGGCTGTGTGACCGGCGAGTACCCCTATGATATCGACGGGGAGACGACCGACCGCGAGGTGAGTCGACCGGTAGTTAGCGAGCCCGGACCGTTTGCGGCCGACGACTGA
- a CDS encoding 50S ribosomal protein L37e yields MTGSGTPSQGKKNKTTHVKCRRCGEKSYHSRKKVCSSCGFGKSAKRRDYEWQSKAGE; encoded by the coding sequence ATGACCGGATCAGGAACTCCCTCTCAGGGCAAGAAGAACAAAACGACACACGTCAAATGTCGACGCTGTGGCGAGAAATCCTACCACTCCCGCAAAAAAGTCTGCTCGTCGTGCGGCTTCGGTAAGTCGGCGAAACGACGCGACTACGAGTGGCAGTCGAAAGCTGGCGAGTAG
- a CDS encoding LSM domain-containing protein yields the protein MSGRPLDVLEASLNETVTVALKDGTAYVGTLSGYDQHMNVVLEAPGEDTDADGLGELTVDSVEDTTIIRGDNVVSITV from the coding sequence ATGAGTGGACGACCCCTCGATGTTCTTGAGGCGTCTCTGAACGAGACGGTTACTGTCGCACTAAAGGACGGAACGGCCTATGTTGGGACGCTGTCGGGCTACGACCAGCATATGAACGTTGTCTTGGAGGCTCCGGGCGAGGATACGGATGCCGACGGCCTCGGCGAGTTGACCGTCGACTCGGTCGAAGACACAACCATTATACGCGGCGATAACGTCGTTTCGATAACTGTATGA
- a CDS encoding ribonuclease J, protein MEIEIATVGGYEEVGRQMTAVRAGEDVVIFDMGLNLSQVLIHDDIRTEQMHSLDLIDMGAIPDDRVMSELEGDVKAIVPTHGHLDHIGAISKLAHRYNAPIVATPFTIELVKQGIESESKFSVDNDFVKMEAGETMSIGTSGQVDLEFVNVTHSIIDAINPVLHTPEGAIVYGLDKRMDHTPVIGDPIDMDRFREIGRSDNGVLAYIEDCTNAGKKGRTPSESVAKEHLRDVMQSIEDYDGGIVATTFSSHIARVKSLVEFAEDMGRQPVLLGRSMEKYSGTAERLEFVDFPEDLGMYGHRKSVDRTFKRIMKEGKENYLPIVTGHQGEPRAMLTRMGRGETPYELDEGDKVIFSARVIPEPTNEGQRYQSERLLKMQGARIYDDIHVSGHLREEGHFEMLEALQPQNIIPAHQDLKGFAPYVDLCESQGYELGRDLHVTRNGNLIQLVE, encoded by the coding sequence ATGGAAATCGAAATCGCAACAGTCGGCGGTTATGAGGAGGTCGGTCGCCAGATGACGGCCGTCCGTGCGGGCGAGGATGTCGTTATTTTCGATATGGGTCTCAACCTCTCGCAGGTGTTGATCCACGATGACATCCGGACCGAACAGATGCACAGTCTCGACCTGATCGACATGGGTGCGATCCCCGACGACCGCGTGATGAGCGAGCTCGAAGGCGACGTGAAAGCCATCGTCCCAACCCACGGTCACCTCGACCACATCGGGGCGATCTCGAAACTCGCCCACCGATACAACGCACCCATCGTCGCCACGCCCTTTACCATCGAACTGGTCAAACAGGGAATCGAAAGCGAATCGAAGTTCTCGGTCGACAACGACTTCGTCAAGATGGAGGCCGGCGAAACGATGTCTATCGGCACCAGCGGCCAGGTCGACCTCGAATTCGTCAACGTCACCCACTCGATCATTGACGCGATCAATCCGGTCCTCCACACCCCAGAAGGGGCCATTGTCTACGGCCTCGACAAACGGATGGACCACACGCCGGTCATCGGCGACCCCATCGACATGGATCGGTTCCGTGAGATCGGTCGCTCGGACAACGGCGTCCTCGCGTATATTGAGGACTGCACCAACGCTGGCAAGAAGGGCCGCACGCCCTCCGAGTCGGTCGCCAAAGAGCATCTCCGGGATGTCATGCAGTCCATCGAGGATTACGATGGTGGGATCGTGGCGACCACGTTCTCAAGCCACATCGCCCGCGTGAAGTCACTCGTCGAATTTGCCGAGGACATGGGTCGACAGCCCGTTCTGCTCGGCCGCTCGATGGAGAAATATTCCGGTACTGCCGAACGCCTCGAATTCGTGGATTTCCCCGAGGATCTCGGCATGTACGGCCACCGGAAATCAGTCGACCGCACGTTCAAGCGGATCATGAAGGAGGGCAAGGAGAACTACCTCCCAATCGTCACCGGCCACCAGGGCGAGCCACGGGCGATGCTCACCCGGATGGGCCGCGGCGAGACCCCCTACGAACTCGACGAGGGCGACAAGGTGATCTTCTCGGCACGGGTGATTCCAGAGCCGACAAACGAGGGCCAGCGCTACCAGTCCGAGCGACTCCTGAAGATGCAGGGCGCACGCATCTACGACGACATCCACGTCTCAGGGCACCTCCGCGAGGAGGGTCATTTCGAGATGCTGGAGGCCCTCCAGCCACAGAACATCATTCCGGCTCACCAGGATCTGAAAGGGTTTGCGCCCTACGTTGATCTCTGTGAGAGTCAGGGGTACGAGCTGGGCCGTGATCTGCACGTCACGCGCAACGGCAATCTCATTCAACTGGTGGAGTAA
- a CDS encoding polyprenyl synthetase family protein: MTQNATEKRVLAAIGQRRELINDGIDVDLPLADPERLYEATRYILEAGGKRLRPTATLLVGEALADTDPSELDYRAFPTVTGGEVDLMAAAVSIEVIQSFTLIHDDIMDDDDLRRGVKSVHNQYDTSTAILAGDTLYSKAFEIMADVGGKPENTLEAMRLLSSTCTKICEGQSLDVAFESRDDLTPEEYLEMVERKTAVLYGAAVAIPAVLLDADQEIVDAMYQYGIESGKAFQIQDDVLDLTVPSEELGKQRGSDLIENKETLITLHARQQGVDVDGLLSQSTIESVTEDEIDAAVEKLEDAGSIEYAREMAEDLTAQSKERLNALPDNEASDLLADLADYLISRGY; this comes from the coding sequence ATGACGCAAAACGCCACCGAAAAGCGAGTCCTCGCGGCAATCGGCCAGCGCCGCGAACTCATCAACGACGGGATAGACGTCGACCTGCCACTGGCCGACCCCGAACGACTGTACGAGGCCACCCGATACATCCTAGAGGCTGGCGGCAAACGGCTCCGACCGACTGCGACGCTGCTGGTGGGTGAGGCGCTTGCCGACACCGACCCCAGCGAGCTCGACTACCGAGCGTTCCCCACAGTGACTGGTGGCGAGGTCGACCTGATGGCCGCAGCGGTCTCCATCGAAGTCATCCAGTCGTTCACGCTAATCCACGACGACATCATGGACGACGACGACCTCCGGCGGGGTGTCAAGTCGGTCCACAACCAGTACGACACCTCAACTGCAATCTTGGCGGGCGACACGCTGTACTCCAAGGCCTTCGAAATCATGGCGGATGTCGGCGGCAAACCCGAAAACACGCTCGAAGCGATGCGCCTGCTGTCGTCGACCTGTACCAAGATCTGCGAGGGCCAGTCGCTGGATGTCGCCTTCGAATCCCGCGACGATCTAACCCCAGAGGAGTATCTGGAGATGGTCGAACGCAAGACGGCAGTGCTCTACGGGGCGGCCGTGGCGATCCCGGCAGTGCTGTTGGATGCCGATCAAGAAATCGTCGACGCGATGTATCAGTACGGCATCGAGTCGGGCAAGGCGTTCCAGATTCAGGACGATGTCCTCGATCTGACGGTGCCGAGCGAGGAACTCGGTAAACAGCGCGGCTCGGATCTCATCGAGAACAAGGAGACGCTGATTACGCTTCACGCCCGCCAACAGGGCGTCGACGTCGATGGCCTGCTCAGCCAGTCGACCATCGAGTCGGTCACCGAAGACGAGATCGACGCAGCCGTCGAGAAGTTAGAAGACGCTGGCAGCATCGAGTACGCCCGCGAGATGGCCGAAGACCTCACTGCACAGAGCAAAGAACGGCTCAACGCGCTCCCCGACAACGAGGCCAGTGACCTGCTTGCTGATCTCGCCGACTACCTCATCTCTCGGGGCTACTGA
- the bcp gene encoding thioredoxin-dependent thiol peroxidase encodes MLSSGEPAPTFDLENQHGETVSLSSVDGEYAVVYFYPRADTPGCTTEAKSFRDQFAKFEERGITVFGISDDPVEDLAAFAEKHDLPFELLSDPDGEVGRSYDSYGEKNMFGRTFDGVFRNTYIVAPDGTIARAFEGVSPADHADEVLDALTELQNA; translated from the coding sequence ATGCTTTCATCAGGCGAGCCAGCTCCAACGTTCGACCTCGAAAACCAACACGGTGAGACGGTCTCGCTTTCCTCCGTCGACGGCGAGTATGCAGTGGTTTACTTTTACCCCCGAGCCGACACGCCGGGCTGTACGACCGAAGCCAAAAGTTTCCGCGACCAGTTCGCCAAGTTCGAAGAGCGCGGAATCACCGTCTTCGGTATCAGCGATGACCCCGTCGAAGATCTCGCAGCGTTCGCGGAGAAACACGACCTGCCGTTTGAGTTACTCTCCGACCCGGATGGCGAGGTCGGCCGCTCGTACGACTCCTATGGGGAGAAAAATATGTTTGGTCGCACCTTTGACGGCGTGTTTCGAAACACGTACATCGTCGCTCCTGACGGGACCATCGCACGCGCCTTCGAAGGTGTCTCGCCAGCCGACCACGCCGATGAAGTCCTCGACGCGCTGACCGAACTCCAGAACGCGTAA